A genomic region of Metopolophium dirhodum isolate CAU chromosome 1, ASM1992520v1, whole genome shotgun sequence contains the following coding sequences:
- the LOC132936713 gene encoding uncharacterized protein LOC132936713 yields the protein MHESITLNLTGNSTVLSVNYFPSLNVYEDSEIALLSLQTCNSFPNIINPTNNRLRIKSIPPDRIAKIQFFVPVECRDIEDINKYMVEELSQVNKVYGTKLTFSVRIDPVDFRTYIKCNGILNFEHPYSIAPVFGYRKKVCGPFHEEHRSDKAANLNTINSIKVMCNIAHGSFNNQLQSHSIYEFFPSGRRGTKVVQSPVNLIYYRLNKTDINSITVQLVDQNNNPIDNFNETLTVVLHIKRHGSHH from the coding sequence ATGCATGAATCTATTACATTAAATCTAACTGGAAATTCAACTGTATTgtcggtaaattattttccatctctaaacgtttacgaggattcagaaatagctttgttatctttgcaaacgtgcaattcatttccaaatattataaatccaactaataaccggctgagaataaaatcaattcctccagatagaatagcaaaaattcaattttttgtaccaGTCGAATGCCGTGACATagaagatattaacaaatatatggtaGAAGAGTTATCTCAAGTTAATAAAGTCTACGGAACAAAGCTGACATTCAGTGTACGTATTGATCCTGTCGATTTTagaacgtatataaaatgtaatggaatactaaactttgagcatccgtatagtatagcacctgtttTTGGGTATAGAAAGAAAGTTTGTGGACCGTTTCATGAAGAACATCGATCGGATAAAGctgcaaatttaaacacaattaattctataaaagtaatgtgtaatatagcacatgggtcattcaacaaccaacttcaaagccattcgatatatgagtttttcccaagtgggagaagaggaacaaaggttgttcaatctccggtaaaccttatatattacagattaaacaaaacagatattaattcaattactgttcagttagttgaccaaaacaataatccaattgacaattttaacgaaacgttaacagttgttctgcatattaaacgtcacggatctcatcattaa